The genome window TTTTGTAATCAATAGTTGCAATGCAAGAGTATCATAAAAAAGCGATGTATAACCAAAAATGTAATGAAATGTCCGATTCTTGTCGTGAACGACTAGAAAATGGAGCTTATTTAGAGATATTCTTACACAACGTGAGTATCATTAAGTTTTTTGGTCATAAGATAATACTCATTATGAGTTACTATTCACATTTTAAACATTCCTGTTTCTATTTATCACAAAAAATACATATCAATCCAAGATATGCGTTATTTCACTTATGGATATTCCTTATTTATTTAATTATTTATCAGTTTTATTTATTACTAGGTGAATAATATAATATAATTATTCACCTACGACAGACGAGACACGAGAAAAATTAATGAATACGATGAAAGACAGATTGTCAGGAATCTAGAAAATTGTGGGATAAAAATTAAATATAAAAATATCCCACAAAAAATCCCACAATAATTTGATATTGTATGATATTCAAATGAAATCAAAAAAATCAAAACCCCGCATTTCCTAAGAAAATACGGGGTTTTGATATCATATAAAATCGATTTAAAATGGACTTATTTTTTCACTTGGCTCATTACTTCTTCAACAAAGTTATCTTCTTTTTTCTCGATTCCTTCGCCTACTTCGAAACGTACGAATGATACAACTTTACCACCGCTTTGTTTCACATATTCACCTACAGTGATGTCTGGATTTTTAACGAAAGGTTGGTCTTCTAAGGAAATTTCGCTTAGATATTTTTTCAAACGGCCTTCTACCATTTTTTCAACGATATTAGCTGGTTTGCCTTCGTTTAATGCTTGTTGAGTTAATACTTCTTTTTCGTGTGCAACTTCTTCAGAAGAAACATCTTCACGAGAAATGTATTTAGGGTTGATTGCAGCAATGTGCATTGCAACGTCTTTTGCAACAGTAGTATCAGTAGTTCCTTCAAGAAGTGTAAGAACACCAATACGTCCGTTCATGTGGATGTATTCACCGAAAGCAGAGTTGTCTGCTTTTTCTTTTACTTCAAAACGACGAAGGGAAATGTTTTCACCGATTTTTGTAATTGCTTCAGTGATGTAATCTTGAACAGTTTGGCCATTAGGCATTTCTGTTTTAAGTGCGTCTTCTAAACTATCTGGACGAACTGCAAGAATTTGTTTAGCTAAAGCGTCAACTAATTGTTGGAAGTTATCGTTTTTAGCAACGAAATCTGTTTCAGCATTAACTTCAAGTACTACGGCATGTTTTTCATTGCTGATTACATGAGTCATACCTTCAGAAGCTACACGATCAGATTTTTTCGCAGCTTTAGCGATTCCTTTTTCACGAAGATAGTCAATTGCTTTTTCCATATCTCCTTCTGTTTCTACAAGTGCTTTTTTACAATCCATCATACCAGCACCAGTTTTTTCACGTAATTCTTTTACCATTTGAGCTGTAATGTTAGCCATTTATTTTCCCTCCAATTTTTCTCTTTAAAAAAGGTGATAAGAATAGTGCCTTATCACCTTGAAAGTTTCAAATAAAATCTTATGCTTCAGTAGTTTCTTCTGTAGCTTTTTCTTCTACAGGAGCAACTTCCGCTTCCGTTAACTCTTCCCCTTGGTTCACTTCAATGATAGCGTCAGCCATTTTAGCAGTTAAAAGTTTAACCGCGCGGATAGCGTCATCATTTGCAGGGATTACGTAGTCGATTTCATCCGGATCACAGTTTGTATCAACAATACCGATGATAGGAATATGAAGTTTACGAGCTTCTGCAACCGCAATACGTTCTTTGCGTGGGTCAACGATGAATAATGCATCAGGAAGACCTTTCATGTCTTTGATTCCGCCTAAGAAGCGTTCTAATTTTTCTTGTTCTTTTTTAAGAAGGACAACTTCTTTTTTAGGAAGGACTTCAAAAGTTCCATCTGCTTCCATTCTTTCGATTTTTTTAAGGTGTTGAATACGTTTTTGAATAGTTTCAAAGTTAGTTAAAGTACCACCTAACCAACGATGATTCACGAAATATTGTCCAGAACGGATAGCTTCGTCGCGAACGGATTCTTGAGCTTGTTTTTTAGTTCCTACGAACAGGATAGTTCCGTTGTCGCTAGCTACTTCACGCATGAAGTTGAAAGCTTCGTCTACTTTTTTCACTGTTTTTTGTAGGTCAATGATATAAATACCATTTCTTTCTGTGAAGATATATTTCTTCATTTTTGGGTTCCAACGGCGAGTTTGGTGGCCGAAGTGAACTCCTGCTTCGAGTAATTGTTTCATTGAAATAACAGGCATGTGTTATTCCCTCCTATTGGTTTATTTTTTGCGGATAACCGCCCTCCGCATGGATCAACCAGCTGAAAAACTTAAGCGAACAAGTCGTTAAGCACCTTCTCAGTCTGTCACCGTGCGTGTGTGATTTAACACTAACAATAAATATAGCATAATAGAGTTAAAGTTGCAAGTTATTGCGTTAAACTTCCTAAAATCTATACTAGTGTAAATTGAAGATTATTACAACTGAATATTGCCGGAACACCGAACGCCATTTTCGTTATTAACACGATAGCGTTCGGTGTACAAACTTTCTGGCGATATCCCTAACATTCTTAACTACGCATCCCAAATATATATCCTCTACAACTTACTTTGTAAAAATAATCTCTATATACTCACCTATAGTTAGAACAGCATATTCTTTATATTGCACCATTTCCTAAAACAACTTAGTAATCATGATATCCTCTTGCATATTTAAAAAATTCTACTTAACGATGTTTTATCAATCTATAAATAAAAATGGTTTTTCTTTTCTGAATTTGTTGTAATCTTTTCCATTTAAAAGCAAATGCTTATTTTTGAACAGGAAAGCTTTATTTTTTAATAATATTTTCTTATTTGGGCTTAGAGATTCTAATAATAAAATATCATTTTCTATGTGCTTTAATATATAAATTTTACCAGATAATATATAGTAAACATCGCAACTTTCTCTGATATTCTTTGTAATCATCACAACTATACTTATAAGAAACATTAAACCAAATAACATAGCCATAAAAATCATAAACACTTGTTCCCAAATATTATTTACTTTATTGCTAGCATCAATTGAATACGCTATACATATAAGAAAAATTAAAAATATGATTACATTACTTAAACTCAATTTCACTTTATTTTCAATTGAAACAAAGCCTTTCATCTTTAAACCCACTGCTTCCCATGTATAGAAGCTATTAATAACTGTGTAGCATAATCCTAAAAACCTATAACTAATGTAATTACCTCTGCCACTTTGTTTTCTCCTTTTTCAATCCACTATAACAGGTAAGAATTGTTTGCTCCATTAAAAACATTATTTACAAAGAAATTAAACAAATATAAAACCGCTCCAAAAATTAGCAACAGTGCTAATTTTTGGAGCGGTTTCTTTATCAATTCGCAACAATATTTACAAGTTTCCCTGGAACGACAATCACTTTACGGATTGTTTTGCCTTCTAGGTTTTCTTTCATTTTGTTGTCTTCTTGTGCGATTTTTTCTAGTTCTTCTTTTCCAAGAGATTTGGCAACGGTGATTTTGCTTTTCACTTTGCCATTTACTTGAAGTACGATTTCTACTTCATCTTCTACTAGTTTGGCTTCGTCGTATGTTGGCCAAGCTACGTAGCTGATTGTTTCGGTGTGACCTAGGATTTCCCATAATTCTTCTGCAAGGTGTGGTGCGATTGGTGACAAGAGTTGAACGAAACCTTCGACATATTGTTTTGGAATCGTATCTTGTTTATATGCTTCATTGATGAAAATCATTAGTTGCGAAATCCCAGTATTGAAACGCAGGTTTTCGTAATGGTTCGTAACTGTTTTCACCATATGATGATACGCTTTTTCTAAGTTAGCATTCGCATCAGTTGTCACTTTTTCAGCGAGTGTGCCTTCTTCAGTTACTAGCAAGCGCCAGATGCGGTCTAAGAATTTACGCGCACCTTCTAGTCCATTTTCATTCCAAGCAATCGAAGCTTCGAGTGGTCCCATGAACATTTCATACAAGCGAAGTGTGTCTGCGCCGTATTTTTCTACTACTTCATCAGGGTTAACGACATTGCCTCTTGATTTGGACATTTTTTCGTTATTTTCACCAAGAATCATTCCTTGGTTAAACAGTTTTTGGAAAGGTTCTTTTGTTGGAACTACACCGATATCGTACAAGAATTTATGCCAGAAACGTGCGTAAAGAAGATGAAGCACAGCATGCTCTGCCCCGCCGATATAAACGTCAACTGGAAGCCATTCTGCTAGTTTTTCTTTGTCAGCAATTGCTTCGCTGTTTTTTGGATCGATATAGCGCAAGAAATACCAGCTTGAGCCAGCCCATTGTGGCATGGTATTTGTTTCACGACGACCTTTACGTCCATTTTCGTCTGTTACGTTTACCCAGTCATGCAAGTTGGCAAGTGGTGATTCGCCTGTTCCTGATGGTTTGATTTCTGTTGCTTTTGGCAGAAGTAGTGGTAGTTCTTCTTCTGGTACAAGCGTTGTTTCCCCGTCTTCCCAGTGGATAACTGGAATTGGTTCACCCCAATAACGTTGTCTACTGAACAACCAGTCGCGCAAACGATACGTGATTTTACGGCTACCGATGCCTTCTTTTTCTAGCCAATCAATTGCAGCGGTAATCGCTTCTGCTTTAGCTAGTCCGTTCAAGAAATCGGAGTTAATATGTGGTCCATCGCCAGTGAATGCTTCTTTTGTAACGTCGCCGCCTTCAAGAACAGGACGAATATTCAAACCAAATTGTTGCGCAAATTCAAAGTCGCGTTCATCATGGGCTGGTACGGCCATAATTGCGCCCGTTCCATATTGAATCAACACGTAGTCCGCAATCCAAATTGGCACTTCTTCGCCATTGATTGGATTAATTGCGTAAGCTCCTGTGAAGACACCTGTTTTATCTTTTGCAAGGTCGGTTCTTTCTAGTTCGCTTTTTAGTTCTACTTGTTTTTTATATGCTTCAACTGCTTCTTTTTGTTCAGGTGTTGTGATTTTTTCGATAAGTTCGTGTTCTGGTGCAAAAACTGTATAGGTTGCCCCAAAAAGTGTATCCGGACGTGTTGTAAAGACGTTAAACGTTTCATCGCTATCTTTAATTTTAAAAGTAACTTCTGCTCCTTCTGAACGACCAATCCAGTTACGTTGCATATCTTTAATATTTTCAGGCCAATCCACTAGATCAAGATCATCTAGCAAACGATCTGCGTATGCGGTAATTTTAAGCATCCATTGACGCATTGGTTTACGGAAAACCGGGAAGCCACCGCGTTCACTTTTGCCATCGATAACTTCTTCATTGGCTAAAACTGTACCAAGTGCCGGACACCAGTTTACAGCGATTTCGGCTTCATAAGCTAAACCTTTTTCATATAGTTTTTCAAAAATCCATTGTGTCCATTTATAATATTCAGGGTCTGTTGTATTGATTTCACGATCCCAATCGTAGGAAAAACCAAGTGATTTAATTTGGCGAGTAAAGTTCGCAATATTCAGCGCGGTGAATTCTTCTGGATCATTCCCAGTATCAATCGCATATTGCTCTGCAGGAAGTCCAAAGGCATCCCAACCAATTGGATGAAGGACGTTCTTCCCTTGCATCCGTTTCATACGAGACAAAATATCAGTTGCTGTATAACCTTCTGGATGTCCTACGTGAAGACCTGCTCCAGATGGGTAAGGGAACATATCTAGTGCATAGAAGTTTTCTTTATTTTTATCTTCTGTTGTTTTGAAAGTGTTGTGTTCACTCCAATATTGTTGCCATTTCGGTTCCATTTTTTTATGATTAAATGTCACTTTACTCATCCTCTTTTCCTTAAAATATCGAATTTTGGCTACAAAAAAATCCCTACATCCCAACGGCTTATCGCCATGGGACGAGAGATACTTCTCCCGCGGTACCACCCACATTAGTGTTTGACCACTCAACTTAACAATTCCTTAACGCGGAAAACGGGGATACACCCAAGCTCCATGGTAAGTTCATCCAGATTTTGTGACTGACTTGCACCAACCGTCAGCTCTCTTCACATCAAAATATGCAGATTACTACTCCAATTCATCGCTATTTCGCAAAATTCATTAGTTTTATTGTAGCTGAATTTCATTTTTTTAGCAAGCGCTCTGAAGATTTATCTAACTTTCCTAACAAAATGTGCTAAAATGAATGGAGAATTTCATTTGAAGGAGTCTAAAACTATTGAAACAAACGAATCCATTTGTATATAGTAATGATAATAAAAGATATCATACATGGAACTACTGCTTAAGAGAAGAATTTGGGCAAAAGACTTACAAAGTGGCGCTTGATGGCGGCTTTGATTGTCCAAATCGTGACGGTACTGTAGCGCATGGTGGTTGTACATTTTGTAGCGCGGCTGGTTCTGGGGACTTCGCTGGCAACCGGGCACTTGATTTAAAAATACAATTCCAGCAAGTTCGCGACAAAATGCAAACGAAATGGAAAGACGGGAAATGTATCGCTTATTTCCAAGCTTTCACGAATACACATGCACCGGTTGCCGAATTGCGCGAAAAATTTGAAACAGTTTTGAATGAGCCTGGTGTGGTTGGACTTTCGATTGCGACACGGCCTGACTGTTTGCCAGATGATGTCGTGGAGTATTTGGCTGAATTAAATGAACGTACTTATTTATGGCTGGAGCTTGGATTGCAATCTGCTCATGATGAGACTGGCCGCTTAATCAACCGGGCGCATGACTATGATTGTTATCTAGAAGGCGTGCGCAAACTGCAAAAGCACAATATCCGGATTTGTACCCACATTATTAACGGGCTTCCAAAAGAAACACCGGAAATGATGATGGAAACAACGCGGAAAGTAGTCGAAAGTGGCGTGGATGGTATCAAAATCCATTTGCTTCATTTATTAAAAGGAACGCCAATGGTAGAAGATTATAAAAAAGGTGACTTAGAATTTTTAACTCGGGATGGCTATGTAAACTTAGTAGCTGATCAACTAGAGATCTTACCGCCTGAGATGGTTATTCACCGGATTACTGGTGATGGCGGCGTAGATGATTTAATTGGCCCCGTTTGGAGTTTAAATAAGTTCGAAGTGTTAAATGCGATTGATGCGGAACTTGTTCGAAGAGATAGCTGGCAAGGGAAACACTATCAACCTGTGGAAGTGATTTCCGAATGAATTTAAGAGGCATTCTCCCCTTCGCTCACGATACGCTACGAAAAGTAGTTCGTCCTGGTGATTATGTGATTGACGCTACTTGTGGTAATGGACACGATACGCTTTTATTAGCGGAACTTGTTGGTATTAATGGGCATGTACTTGGATTTGATATCCAACAAGTGGCTGTTGATGCGACGAAGGCTCGTTTAGAAAATGCGGGTGTTTCTTCGCAAGTAGAACTCGTTTGCGCTAGCCATGCACGTATCCCTGCGTACACATCCAGACCTGTTCGCGCCGCTATTTTTAATCTTGGATATTTACCAGGTGGCGACAAAGAAATTACAACAACCGCTGATTCGACGCTAGAAAGCATTGGCCATTTAATGGAGCTGCTCGAAGTTGGTGGCGTCATTATTCTTGTTATTTATCACGGCCACCCTGCTGGAAAGCAAGAAAAAGATGCTGTCATGACTTTTTGCGAAGCTATCCCGCAACAAGATTTTCACGTATTATCTTACAACTTTATTAATCAAAAAAATGATGCCCCGTTCGTTATTATCATCGAAAAAAGAAAACCTAGAAAAAGCTAGTAATTAGCCAGTCTAGGTTTTCTTTTATTTTCCAAAATCGTATTTATCTGCTACGTATACATCATACCAAATCATGAAAATAACGACTGTCCAGATTTTACGACTGTAATCGAATTTACCGGCACAGTGGTCGTCTAGTAAGTCTAGTACATATTGTTTGTTAATTAAATGATCGGTTGGTGATTCTTTAATGATGTTTTTAACCCAAGCGTTCATTTCGTCTTTTAACCAGTGACGAATTGGTACTGGGAATCCTAGTTTACGGCGGTTAAGTACGTGTTCTGGTACAAATGTTGCTGCCGCTTTACGTAAGATATATTTGGTTGTTCCATTGGTTGTTTTCATTGTATCTGGAATATTTCTTGCCACGTTGTACACTTCTTTATCAAGGAAAGGTACACGGACTTCCAGCGAATTAGCCATCGTCATGCGGTCAGCTTTGAGAAGAATATCTCCGCGAAGCCACGTATGAATATCAATGTACTGCATTCTTTCTACAGGATGATAATTCGTTGTTTCTGCATAAAATGGATCTGTAATGTTCGTATAGTCATGACCAGCTTGATATTTTGGAAGTAAAATTTGTTTTTCTTTTTCCGTGAACATTTTGGCGTTTCCGATATAACGTTCTTCCATCGGCGTTGTTCCACGTTCTAAGAAACTTTTACCACGCATTCCTTCTGGCATAATACGCGCCAAGTTATTTAACATTGATTTAAATACACCTGGCATTTTGTTAAACATTGCAAGGGAATTTGGTTCGTTATAAATGTTATAACCACCGAAAAGTTCATCTGCGCCTTCACCTGATAATGCTACGGTTACTTGTTTGCGCGCTTCTCTTGATAAGAAATAAAGCGGAATAGCAGCCGGGTCAGCAAGTGGATCATCCATGTGCCAAACAATTTTCGGTAGTTCTTTCATATATTCTTCTGGTGAGATAACATAACTAATGTTTTCTACGCCAAGTTTGTCCGCTGTTTCTTTTGCTACATCGATTTCACTGAAACCATCGCGTTCAAAACCAACTGAGAATGTTTTGATTGCTGGGTGGTATTCTTTGGCAATTGCTGCAATAATCGATGAATCAATACCGCCAGATAGGAATGAACCAACTGGTACATCAGAGCGCATGTGCATTTTAACAGAATCATACATCACGTCACGCACTTCTTTAATCCATGCGTCTTCTGATTTAGTTACTGGTGCAAAAGATGCTTTCCAATAAGTCGTAATTTCCATCGGTTGACCAATTTTTTTCGTAAACTGATGTCCTGGCTCTAAACGTTTGACATTTTTAGTTAAGGAATCTGGTTCTGGAACAAATTGGTAAGTCATATAGTTTTGTAATGACACTTCGTCCAATTCTTTTTCTTTTAACGCATGTAAAATGGATTTCTTTTCAGAACCCATGAACAGCTTGTCGTCTTCTTCTGCATAGAAAAATGGTTTAATGCCGAATGGGTCGCGTGCGCCGTAAACAAGTTCTTCTTGTTTGTCCCAAATAACAAAACCAAACATCCCGCGAAGGCGTTCTGCTGTTTTTTCCTTGTATTTCGCATATGTAGCGATAATTACTTCGGTATCACTTTCGGTTTCAAATGTCATTCCTTCAGCAACTAATTGCTCGCGGAGTTCCACATAGTTATAAACTTCTCCATTAAAAATAATCCAGTAACGTTCATTTTCATACGTTAACGGTTGATGACCGTTTTCTACATCAATAATACTTAAACGGCGGAAACCAAACTGCACGTGATCATCTGTGAAGTATCCTTCATCATCTGGCCCACGGTGCGTAATCATACTGTTCATTTGTCTAAAGGTTTCTTTATCAGCGCCAGTAATTTCTGTAATGCGGTCATGTACGCATCCTACAAATCCACACATGGTAACATTTCTCCTCTATATAGATAATCATTTTATCTTTTTTTCACAACGTCTATCATATCATAACTAGACTTTCTTTGCACTGTTTAGGAAAGAAAAAAACCGAACATTTCTGAGATGAAATGCTCGGTTAGGCTTATTTTACGATTAATTTTTTCAATGCCTCAGCTTTGTCGGTTCTTTCCCAAGGTAAATCAAGATCGCTACGGCCAAAATGACCAAAGGCAGCTGTTTGACGATAAATTGGGCGACGCAGGTCTAGCATATGGATAATGCCAGCTGGGCGTAAATCAAATAATGCATTTACGCCATCAATTAATTCTTGTTCGGAATAATCACTTGTTCCATATGTGTCGATAGAGATAGAAACTGGACGAGCAACTCCAATCGCATAAGCAACTTGTACTTCTACTTTTTTAGCAAGTCCTGCAGCAACGATATTTTTGGCAACATATCTTGCAGCATAAGCGCCAGAACGGTCTACTTTGGTCGGATCTTTACCGGAGAACGCTCCCCCGCCATGACGTGCATAACCACCGTATGTATCCACGATGATTTTACGGCCAGTTAAACCAGCATCACCAAGTGGGCCACCGATAACAAAGCGGCCAGTTGGGTTGATAAAGTATTTCGTATCTTCATCTAAGAAAGAAGCATCAATCACTTCTGGGAAAAGATGCGTGTGCAAGTCTTTCGCAATTTGCTCTTGTGTGATATCAGGATGATGTTGAGTTGAAACAACAATCGTATCAATCCGAACAGGTTGATTAAACTCATCATATTCTACTGTTACTTGCGTTTTTGCATCCGGGCGCAAGTAATCTAATTTATTTGTTTTGCGTAACTCGGTTAATTTGCGAGCTAAACCATGCGCTAAGAAAATCGGTAATGGCATTAGTTCTTCCGTTTCGTCTGTTGCAAAACCGAACATTAACCCTTGGTCTCCCGCTCCGATTGCTTCAATAGCAGCGTCAATTTCGTTGCCACTTCTGGATTCTAACGCTTCGTCTACGCCTTGTGCGATATCTGGTGACTGCTCATCAATTGCCGTTAAAACAGCACATGTTTCTGCATCAAAGCCATATTTCGCACGGGTATAGCCGATTTCTTTAATAGTATCGCGAACGATTTTAGGAATGTCGACATAAACAGACGTCGTAATCTCACCTGCTACTAATACTAAACCCGTTGTCACAGTGGTCTCACAAGCGACACGCGCGTCGGGATCTTTTGAAATAATTGCATCTAAAATTGCATCAGATATTTGATCTGCAATTTTATCTGGATGTCCATCAGAAACCGATTCTGATGTAAATAGATGACGGTTCTTAGCCAATTTTATTTTCCTCCTTCAATTCTCTCCAAATACGTCTCATATAAAAAGCCTCTCTCTATTTTGCACAAAACGCGCACGAATAGAGAAAGGCTATAATTATACCTTTGCTCTCATCGTTCAGAAGATAATACTCCTGCAACAGATTAGCACCTTTCACTTATATGTGTAGGTTGCTGGGCTTCAAAGGGTCAGTCCCTCTACCGCTCTGGATAAGAGATAAATTTTAATTCTAAGATAGAATACCATAAACTGGTGTCAGATGCAATAATAATTCGGTTATGTGTTATGATAAAGCAGTCATCTACCCGCTAAAAATGGCCGAAAATTGCCTTCCTTCATTTTTTCACTTATCATTATTTCCAACCTGTGGTATGATAGATGGATAAAAAAGATGTTTTACTTAACTAAAGGAGATTGTATCTATGAGTTTAATTCCACTATCCTTGATTATTTTTCTTGGGTTTTTAGCAGTTTTATGTTTATTTGATTTTGTTTTTCGTTTATATTGGTTTAAATATTTCCTAGCAACTATGGGACTAATTGCAAGTGGTGTG of Listeria monocytogenes contains these proteins:
- the asnB gene encoding asparagine synthase (glutamine-hydrolyzing); the encoded protein is MCGFVGCVHDRITEITGADKETFRQMNSMITHRGPDDEGYFTDDHVQFGFRRLSIIDVENGHQPLTYENERYWIIFNGEVYNYVELREQLVAEGMTFETESDTEVIIATYAKYKEKTAERLRGMFGFVIWDKQEELVYGARDPFGIKPFFYAEEDDKLFMGSEKKSILHALKEKELDEVSLQNYMTYQFVPEPDSLTKNVKRLEPGHQFTKKIGQPMEITTYWKASFAPVTKSEDAWIKEVRDVMYDSVKMHMRSDVPVGSFLSGGIDSSIIAAIAKEYHPAIKTFSVGFERDGFSEIDVAKETADKLGVENISYVISPEEYMKELPKIVWHMDDPLADPAAIPLYFLSREARKQVTVALSGEGADELFGGYNIYNEPNSLAMFNKMPGVFKSMLNNLARIMPEGMRGKSFLERGTTPMEERYIGNAKMFTEKEKQILLPKYQAGHDYTNITDPFYAETTNYHPVERMQYIDIHTWLRGDILLKADRMTMANSLEVRVPFLDKEVYNVARNIPDTMKTTNGTTKYILRKAAATFVPEHVLNRRKLGFPVPIRHWLKDEMNAWVKNIIKESPTDHLINKQYVLDLLDDHCAGKFDYSRKIWTVVIFMIWYDVYVADKYDFGK
- a CDS encoding TIGR01212 family radical SAM protein (This family includes YhcC from E. coli K-12, an uncharacterized radical SAM protein.) — encoded protein: MKQTNPFVYSNDNKRYHTWNYCLREEFGQKTYKVALDGGFDCPNRDGTVAHGGCTFCSAAGSGDFAGNRALDLKIQFQQVRDKMQTKWKDGKCIAYFQAFTNTHAPVAELREKFETVLNEPGVVGLSIATRPDCLPDDVVEYLAELNERTYLWLELGLQSAHDETGRLINRAHDYDCYLEGVRKLQKHNIRICTHIINGLPKETPEMMMETTRKVVESGVDGIKIHLLHLLKGTPMVEDYKKGDLEFLTRDGYVNLVADQLEILPPEMVIHRITGDGGVDDLIGPVWSLNKFEVLNAIDAELVRRDSWQGKHYQPVEVISE
- a CDS encoding class I SAM-dependent methyltransferase gives rise to the protein MNLRGILPFAHDTLRKVVRPGDYVIDATCGNGHDTLLLAELVGINGHVLGFDIQQVAVDATKARLENAGVSSQVELVCASHARIPAYTSRPVRAAIFNLGYLPGGDKEITTTADSTLESIGHLMELLEVGGVIILVIYHGHPAGKQEKDAVMTFCEAIPQQDFHVLSYNFINQKNDAPFVIIIEKRKPRKS
- the leuS gene encoding leucine--tRNA ligase, encoding MTFNHKKMEPKWQQYWSEHNTFKTTEDKNKENFYALDMFPYPSGAGLHVGHPEGYTATDILSRMKRMQGKNVLHPIGWDAFGLPAEQYAIDTGNDPEEFTALNIANFTRQIKSLGFSYDWDREINTTDPEYYKWTQWIFEKLYEKGLAYEAEIAVNWCPALGTVLANEEVIDGKSERGGFPVFRKPMRQWMLKITAYADRLLDDLDLVDWPENIKDMQRNWIGRSEGAEVTFKIKDSDETFNVFTTRPDTLFGATYTVFAPEHELIEKITTPEQKEAVEAYKKQVELKSELERTDLAKDKTGVFTGAYAINPINGEEVPIWIADYVLIQYGTGAIMAVPAHDERDFEFAQQFGLNIRPVLEGGDVTKEAFTGDGPHINSDFLNGLAKAEAITAAIDWLEKEGIGSRKITYRLRDWLFSRQRYWGEPIPVIHWEDGETTLVPEEELPLLLPKATEIKPSGTGESPLANLHDWVNVTDENGRKGRRETNTMPQWAGSSWYFLRYIDPKNSEAIADKEKLAEWLPVDVYIGGAEHAVLHLLYARFWHKFLYDIGVVPTKEPFQKLFNQGMILGENNEKMSKSRGNVVNPDEVVEKYGADTLRLYEMFMGPLEASIAWNENGLEGARKFLDRIWRLLVTEEGTLAEKVTTDANANLEKAYHHMVKTVTNHYENLRFNTGISQLMIFINEAYKQDTIPKQYVEGFVQLLSPIAPHLAEELWEILGHTETISYVAWPTYDEAKLVEDEVEIVLQVNGKVKSKITVAKSLGKEELEKIAQEDNKMKENLEGKTIRKVIVVPGKLVNIVAN
- the tsf gene encoding translation elongation factor Ts, translating into MANITAQMVKELREKTGAGMMDCKKALVETEGDMEKAIDYLREKGIAKAAKKSDRVASEGMTHVISNEKHAVVLEVNAETDFVAKNDNFQQLVDALAKQILAVRPDSLEDALKTEMPNGQTVQDYITEAITKIGENISLRRFEVKEKADNSAFGEYIHMNGRIGVLTLLEGTTDTTVAKDVAMHIAAINPKYISREDVSSEEVAHEKEVLTQQALNEGKPANIVEKMVEGRLKKYLSEISLEDQPFVKNPDITVGEYVKQSGGKVVSFVRFEVGEGIEKKEDNFVEEVMSQVKK
- the metK gene encoding methionine adenosyltransferase: MAKNRHLFTSESVSDGHPDKIADQISDAILDAIISKDPDARVACETTVTTGLVLVAGEITTSVYVDIPKIVRDTIKEIGYTRAKYGFDAETCAVLTAIDEQSPDIAQGVDEALESRSGNEIDAAIEAIGAGDQGLMFGFATDETEELMPLPIFLAHGLARKLTELRKTNKLDYLRPDAKTQVTVEYDEFNQPVRIDTIVVSTQHHPDITQEQIAKDLHTHLFPEVIDASFLDEDTKYFINPTGRFVIGGPLGDAGLTGRKIIVDTYGGYARHGGGAFSGKDPTKVDRSGAYAARYVAKNIVAAGLAKKVEVQVAYAIGVARPVSISIDTYGTSDYSEQELIDGVNALFDLRPAGIIHMLDLRRPIYRQTAAFGHFGRSDLDLPWERTDKAEALKKLIVK
- the rpsB gene encoding 30S ribosomal protein S2; protein product: MPVISMKQLLEAGVHFGHQTRRWNPKMKKYIFTERNGIYIIDLQKTVKKVDEAFNFMREVASDNGTILFVGTKKQAQESVRDEAIRSGQYFVNHRWLGGTLTNFETIQKRIQHLKKIERMEADGTFEVLPKKEVVLLKKEQEKLERFLGGIKDMKGLPDALFIVDPRKERIAVAEARKLHIPIIGIVDTNCDPDEIDYVIPANDDAIRAVKLLTAKMADAIIEVNQGEELTEAEVAPVEEKATEETTEA